From one Lolium rigidum isolate FL_2022 chromosome 4, APGP_CSIRO_Lrig_0.1, whole genome shotgun sequence genomic stretch:
- the LOC124707295 gene encoding dual specificity protein kinase shkB-like isoform X1, whose product MDDDEYSWVRRTRFTHSVVRSSSISGRLSFDEQFYRRRATDPKQQQQAGFDYSELRAPARSLQQPRAKAAVPASPARPSIPRAKPAAASSQAAASSDGQLKQQHAAISDGLLKETPAMKQGGEVGHKGTILGVEPLHIPPRHVVQSPKSHGSPDTMEFSFHSEEQSLRLQRVCSSPSPFSANDATLSANTDARSVSLRVAGDGSTKPKKRSKSPIPTRVISDVFREAKAASKRFSSPQRPRKSSSARFLDDSPPFAFSSTRVAGKLVTKRASSWPRNSDARVAKVAALEILEKWTVDRSQLLIGHKFAAGAYSRLFHGIYKEEPVAVKFIRLPDDDEDEELTARLKKQFTVEVTILARLNHRNVIKLVGACSCPPVFCVITEFLSGGSLRDFLRKQECKQLPLEKIISIALDIAYGLEYVHSQGVIHRDVKPENILFDGECCAKVVDFGVAFEDVYCNTLEDDPGTYRWMAPEMCKRKPYCRKVDVYSFGLVLWELVSGSMPYEGMTPLQAAFAVVNKNLRPVVPSNCPTPVQQLMEQCWSVQPDKRPEFSQIVKTLENLKKVLDRDGTLDKILQEAQDQNKNRLANWIQKLSYSQPDFSGTPPPKLL is encoded by the exons ATGGACGACGACGAGTACTCGTGGGTGCGCCGCACCAGGTTCACGCACTCCGTCGTCAGGTCCAGCTCCATCTCCGGCAGGCTCTCCTTCGACGAGCAGTtctaccgccgccgcgccaccgacccaaagcagcagcagcaggcaggGTTCGACTACTCGGAGCTCAGGGCTCCCGCGCGGAGCCTGCAGCAGCCCAGGGCCAAAGCCGCCGTCCCGGCCTCGCCAGCCAGGCCGTCCATCCCGAGGGCCAAGCCGGCAGCAGCTTCTTCCCAGGCCGCTGCGTCTTCAGATGGTCAGCTCAAGCAGCAGCATGCTGCTATCAGTGATGGTCTGCTGAAAGAAACGCCAGCGATGAAGCAAGGTGGGGAGGTAGGACACAAGGGAACCATCCTAGGCGTCGAGCCCCTGCATATTCCTCCGCGGCATGTTGTTCAGAGTCCCAAGAGCCATGGGAGCCCGGACACGATGGAATTCTCCTTCCACTCCGAGGAGCAGAGCCTGAGGCTGCAGAGGGTGTGCTCTAGCCCATCTCCTTTCTCTGCGAACGACGCGACACTATCCGCCAATACGGATGCACGGAGTGTCTCTCTCAGGGTCGCCGGAGACGGATCCACGAAGCCCAAGAAAAGATCAAAATCGCCGATCCCGACGCGCGTCATCTCCGACGTCTTCAGGGAGGCCAAAGCCGCCAGCAAGAGGTTCTCCTCCCCACAGCGGCCCAGGAAGTCCAGCTCCGCGAGGTTCCTCGATGATAGCCCGCCTTTCGCCTTCTCCTCCACGAGGGTGGCGGGCAAGCTGGTCACCAAGAGGGCCTCCTCCTGGCCGAGGAACTCCGATGCCAGGGTGGCGAAGGTTGCTGCGCTCGAGATACTTGAGAAGTGGACGGTCGACCGCTCGCAGCTGCTCATCGGCCATAAGTTTGCGGCGGGGGCTTATAGCCGTTTGTTCCACGGAATCTACAAGGAGGAGCCTGTTGCTGTCAAGTTTATCAGGCTgccggatgatgatgaagatgaggaattGACCGCTCGCCTGAAGAAGCAGTTCACCGTCGAAGTCACCATTCTGGCTCGGCTCAATCATCGTAATGTCATTAAG CTGGTTGGAGCATGTAGCTGTCCACCTGTCTTTTGTGTCATCACCGAGTTTCTGTCTGGAGGTTCTTTGAGGGATTTTTTGCGCAAGCAGGAGTGCAAACAACTTCCGCTGGAGAAGATTATTTCCATTGCCTTGGACATTGCATATGGCTTGGAATATGTTCATTCGCAAGGAGTAATCCACCGTGATGTGAAACCTGAGAACATTCTATTTGATGGAGAATGTTGTGCAAAGGTCGTTGATTTTGGAGTAGCTTTTGAAGATGTATACTGCAATACACTGGAAGATGACCCAGGTACATATAGATGGATGGCGCCGGAAATGTGTAAGCGGAAGCCGTATTGTCGGAAAGTTGATGTTTATAGTTTTGGCCTTGTCTTGTGGGAATTGGTTAGTGGTTCAATGCCTTATGAAGGGATGACTCCGCTCCAAGCAGCTTTCGCTGTTGTTAATAAG AACTTGAGACCAGTTGTTCCTTCGAACTGCCCGACACCAGTACAACAATTGATGGAGCAATGCTGGTCCGTTCAACCAGACAAGAGGCCTGAGTTTAGCCAAATAGTTAAGACGCTTGAAAATCTCAAGAAGGTTCTTGATAGAGATGGAACACTTGACAAGATCCTCCAGGAAGCTCAGGACCAAAACAAGAACAGGCTTGCCAACTGGATCCAAAAGCTCTCATatagccagccagatttctcaggGACTCCACCGCCAAAGCTACTGTAA
- the LOC124707295 gene encoding probable LIM domain-containing serine/threonine-protein kinase DDB_G0286997 isoform X2, which translates to MDDDEYSWVRRTRFTHSVVRSSSISGRLSFDEQFYRRRATDPKQQQQAGFDYSELRAPARSLQQPRAKAAVPASPARPSIPRAKPAAASSQAAASSDGQLKQQHAAISDGLLKETPAMKQGGEVGHKGTILGVEPLHIPPRHVVQSPKSHGSPDTMEFSFHSEEQSLRLQRVCSSPSPFSANDATLSANTDARSVSLRVAGDGSTKPKKRSKSPIPTRVISDVFREAKAASKRFSSPQRPRKSSSARFLDDSPPFAFSSTRVAGKLVTKRASSWPRNSDARVAKVAALEILEKWTVDRSQLLIGHKFAAGAYSRLFHGIYKEEPVAVKFIRLPDDDEDEELTARLKKQFTVEVTILARLNHRNVIKECKQLPLEKIISIALDIAYGLEYVHSQGVIHRDVKPENILFDGECCAKVVDFGVAFEDVYCNTLEDDPGTYRWMAPEMCKRKPYCRKVDVYSFGLVLWELVSGSMPYEGMTPLQAAFAVVNKNLRPVVPSNCPTPVQQLMEQCWSVQPDKRPEFSQIVKTLENLKKVLDRDGTLDKILQEAQDQNKNRLANWIQKLSYSQPDFSGTPPPKLL; encoded by the exons ATGGACGACGACGAGTACTCGTGGGTGCGCCGCACCAGGTTCACGCACTCCGTCGTCAGGTCCAGCTCCATCTCCGGCAGGCTCTCCTTCGACGAGCAGTtctaccgccgccgcgccaccgacccaaagcagcagcagcaggcaggGTTCGACTACTCGGAGCTCAGGGCTCCCGCGCGGAGCCTGCAGCAGCCCAGGGCCAAAGCCGCCGTCCCGGCCTCGCCAGCCAGGCCGTCCATCCCGAGGGCCAAGCCGGCAGCAGCTTCTTCCCAGGCCGCTGCGTCTTCAGATGGTCAGCTCAAGCAGCAGCATGCTGCTATCAGTGATGGTCTGCTGAAAGAAACGCCAGCGATGAAGCAAGGTGGGGAGGTAGGACACAAGGGAACCATCCTAGGCGTCGAGCCCCTGCATATTCCTCCGCGGCATGTTGTTCAGAGTCCCAAGAGCCATGGGAGCCCGGACACGATGGAATTCTCCTTCCACTCCGAGGAGCAGAGCCTGAGGCTGCAGAGGGTGTGCTCTAGCCCATCTCCTTTCTCTGCGAACGACGCGACACTATCCGCCAATACGGATGCACGGAGTGTCTCTCTCAGGGTCGCCGGAGACGGATCCACGAAGCCCAAGAAAAGATCAAAATCGCCGATCCCGACGCGCGTCATCTCCGACGTCTTCAGGGAGGCCAAAGCCGCCAGCAAGAGGTTCTCCTCCCCACAGCGGCCCAGGAAGTCCAGCTCCGCGAGGTTCCTCGATGATAGCCCGCCTTTCGCCTTCTCCTCCACGAGGGTGGCGGGCAAGCTGGTCACCAAGAGGGCCTCCTCCTGGCCGAGGAACTCCGATGCCAGGGTGGCGAAGGTTGCTGCGCTCGAGATACTTGAGAAGTGGACGGTCGACCGCTCGCAGCTGCTCATCGGCCATAAGTTTGCGGCGGGGGCTTATAGCCGTTTGTTCCACGGAATCTACAAGGAGGAGCCTGTTGCTGTCAAGTTTATCAGGCTgccggatgatgatgaagatgaggaattGACCGCTCGCCTGAAGAAGCAGTTCACCGTCGAAGTCACCATTCTGGCTCGGCTCAATCATCGTAATGTCATTAAG GAGTGCAAACAACTTCCGCTGGAGAAGATTATTTCCATTGCCTTGGACATTGCATATGGCTTGGAATATGTTCATTCGCAAGGAGTAATCCACCGTGATGTGAAACCTGAGAACATTCTATTTGATGGAGAATGTTGTGCAAAGGTCGTTGATTTTGGAGTAGCTTTTGAAGATGTATACTGCAATACACTGGAAGATGACCCAGGTACATATAGATGGATGGCGCCGGAAATGTGTAAGCGGAAGCCGTATTGTCGGAAAGTTGATGTTTATAGTTTTGGCCTTGTCTTGTGGGAATTGGTTAGTGGTTCAATGCCTTATGAAGGGATGACTCCGCTCCAAGCAGCTTTCGCTGTTGTTAATAAG AACTTGAGACCAGTTGTTCCTTCGAACTGCCCGACACCAGTACAACAATTGATGGAGCAATGCTGGTCCGTTCAACCAGACAAGAGGCCTGAGTTTAGCCAAATAGTTAAGACGCTTGAAAATCTCAAGAAGGTTCTTGATAGAGATGGAACACTTGACAAGATCCTCCAGGAAGCTCAGGACCAAAACAAGAACAGGCTTGCCAACTGGATCCAAAAGCTCTCATatagccagccagatttctcaggGACTCCACCGCCAAAGCTACTGTAA